In Pantoea cypripedii, the DNA window TCAGTGCCGCTTTGGTCGAACCATTGCAGCCGATACCGTCACAATAGGTGATGTAGACTTTTTGTCGATCCAGCTGCGCGGTGGTGTCGGCAGTCATGGTGCGATGCGGGAACGAGATCGCGCCACAAATATGCCCGGCCTGATAGGCCTCAGGAGCGCGTGCATCAAAGACCACAATCTCCGTAATACCTGCCGCCAGGTCTTCGGCTAAATCCCAGGCGTCGGTGTAATACGCCAGCTTGTGTTGCAGGTAAGCCAGGCTTTCAGCCGCACTGGCCGGGGGGAAGGCTAAAACCGATGACATCGCATTCTCCTGTTGTGTATTTCCCTCAGTGTACGGCAAAGTGGTCTGAATTCTGATACCACTTTGTCACACCAGATAAGACCACCATGACATCATCTCCCCTGCTGACCCTGTTCAGCCATCAAAGCCAGGGCGGCCTGCGCGAACGGTTATGCGGTACGCTGCGCCAGGCGATTGCCAGCGGCCACCTGCGTTTCGGGCAAAAGGTGCCTTCCAGCCGCCAGCTGGCGCTGGATCTCAGTCTCTCCCGCGTCACTGTGGAGGCCGCCTATGCCCAGCTGGAGAGTGAAGGCTATCTGCAACGCCAGAGCGGGCGCGGCACCTTTGTTGCCATCGCCATGCCGCTGCGCGCGCAGCCAGGGAAGCAACATGACGCGCTAAGTTTTTCCTCACGCGGTCGTCAGGTGCTGGCAACGGGAGGATGCCAGGACCCGCCCTTCCCCCATGCATTT includes these proteins:
- a CDS encoding rhodanese-like domain-containing protein; protein product: MSSVLAFPPASAAESLAYLQHKLAYYTDAWDLAEDLAAGITEIVVFDARAPEAYQAGHICGAISFPHRTMTADTTAQLDRQKVYITYCDGIGCNGSTKAALKLAALGFQVKELIGGLDFWQRDGHPMTWGSAVGEWPSAAPVAQCGC